GCCGCCGCTCTGGGGTTCGCTGAACGGCGTGGCGGTGCTGCTGGCCATCCTCTCGGCCGGCCGCTGGTCGGCGCGGCTGCGTCGGCAGCGCAAGGCACGGCAATCTCAGCTGAATTCGCAGCTGAGCTCGCAACTGGATTCGGACCTGGACTCCGACCTCGATTCCGAGCTGGACTCGCGCCCGCAGCGCGGTCTGGCGGGGGCTCCAGCGCGCCAGGCAGCCTGAGCCCGCACGGCGCCACAGGCCGCTGCAGCAGCGCGGCTGTGTTCTGATCACGGCCGCCATGCCGACCGATCTTTCGACTGAAGCGTCTCCGCCCCCAGCCGGGCGCCCGCGCTGCCCGCGCTGCGAGCTGCCCACCCCGAGCTGCCTGTGCCACTGGGCGCAGGCCATCGACAACCCGGTCGAACTCTTGCTGCTGCAGCACCCACAGGAACAGCAGCAGGCCAAGGGTTCGGCGCGTCTGCTGCGCTTGAGCCTGGCCCGCTGCCGCCTGTGGGTGGGCGAGCAATTCGACCCGGCCGCGCTGCAGGCCGCCCTGCATCAAGACGGGCGGCGGGCCCTGCTGCTCTACCCGCCCACGCCGGGCCAGACCGAGCCGATGTTCGAGACCCCGGCGAACGATGACCGGCCGCTGCGCCTGGTTGTGATCGACGCCACCTGGCGCAAGAGCCGCAAGATGCTCTGGCTCAACCCGGCCCTGCAGACCCTGCCGCGGCTGGCCCTGCAAGACCCGCCACCCTCCCGCTATGCCGACCATCGCAAGGCGGAGCGGGCCGAGCAGCGCTC
This region of Paucibacter aquatile genomic DNA includes:
- a CDS encoding tRNA-uridine aminocarboxypropyltransferase, whose translation is MPTDLSTEASPPPAGRPRCPRCELPTPSCLCHWAQAIDNPVELLLLQHPQEQQQAKGSARLLRLSLARCRLWVGEQFDPAALQAALHQDGRRALLLYPPTPGQTEPMFETPANDDRPLRLVVIDATWRKSRKMLWLNPALQTLPRLALQDPPPSRYADHRKAERAEQRSTLEAAVLALQTLETQAERYEPLLQAFSAWLNERQERVQPRPSMRLR